DNA from Deltaproteobacteria bacterium:
ATATCGCCTCCATCGGCCTGAATGAATTTACCGTCCCGCGCTTGCGCGGCGCCCGTGAAGGATCCTTTTTCGTGTCCAAATAATTCTGATTCGAGAAGATTTTCCGGAATAGCGGCGCAGTTGACGGCTATAAACGGGCGCAGGGGATTTTCTTCCTGTTTGTGGATGGCGCGGGCAATGACCTCTTTTCCAACACCGCTTTCACCCATGAGCAACACAAACGTATCGTTTCCTTTTAGTTTTGAAAGTGTTTCGCAAACACGGCGCATGGCGGGCGACTGACCCACGATGCCGTGAAAACGATTTTCCGAATCTTTGACTTTTTGAAGCAGAACCGTTTTTTCCCAATTAAGTTTTAATGTTTTTTCAACTTTTCCCAGTGCCCGGAACAAAACGGGAGCATCAACGGGTTTGGTGACATAATCCGAGGCGCCCAGTTTGATGGCTTCCACAATGCGCTGACTTTGGTTGACACCACTGACCATGATGACTTCTTGATCCTGATTGGTTTGACGAATTTTTTTGAGGACATCGAGACCGCTTCCGTCGGGCAACTCCATATCGAGGAGAACAACATCGTAGACTCTTGAGTTCCACTTTTCGTAAGCTTCTTTGCAGGTGGCGGCAAAATCGAGTTTATATTTATTGAACAGGAGCAATTCTATTGCCGCTTTGGCTCCCTCTTGATCTTCTAGAATCAACAGACTTAATCTTTCTTCGCTCATTTTTCCTCCTTGGAAAGGACCATGGACCATAGACAATGGACCGTGGACCTGTTCAGTGTTTAAGTTTTTAGTCCATAGTCCATAGTCAATGGTCCATAGTCCTGTGTTTCCTTCTCCCTTGGATAGAGCAGTTTTCGTGCCAGATTGTTGGATTGGATTTTTTTAAAAAGATTTTAAAAATCAGTGGGTTCACAAAATCTCTTTCTTCCCTCTTTTAGAGAGTGTGTCACTTTTAATACACATGTGTACTGTTTGTGCAACAAAAAACGCGGAAGTTGCATATGTTAACAGGTAACATATGCAACCTTCATGTGGGAGTTTGGTGCTCTTTGCTGTGCTGTTTTTGGAGTCTTGGCACCCCGATTTTTTCAATTTTTCAAAAACGGATTAGGAAGCCAATAAGAAACCCTAAATAAAATGCAATAAAATCAATGAGTTATTCGATTGCTTGATTTTAGGGGAACTCCTTCTGCTTGGCATGGTTTCTGCAATTTGAAGCTTGGAGAATTTGAAGGGGGACTATGGCAAAGCAGGCTCTGAAGTCAAAACCGATCGTTGGTAAGCTCAAGGAAATTGTGCGACGTGGTTCTTCCTCTCCCGCACCCAAAGCCCCGTCTGCACAAAAGTTGACCAAGAAAGAGCTCGAGTCTTTGAAAAAAAGGGATGAACTGATTGCACAACATATGCCTTACGCCGCATCGATAGCCAGCCGAGTTTATCAAAGTCTTTCCTCCGTGGTGGAATATGATGAAGTTTTGTGCTCGGCACGTTTGGGTTTGCTTGAAGCTTCCAAACGTTATGATGCCGCCATGGGTGTCGATTTTAAAACGTTTGCCTATTACCGTATCAAAGGAGCTATCTATGACGGGCTTCGCAAAGCAGGCTGGATTCCGCGCACTCTTTATACCAAATTGAAATTTGAAGAAGCCGCCAATGATTATCTTCAATTCATGTCTCACAATGCAGAACAAACGGGTATTCCTTTTGATCCAAGCGAGCATGAAATTTCCGAAACCGTAAATAGTTTGGCTTCAATCTATATTATTTCTCTGGATTCCTCTGATGATATTGATGTGGAAGATACCCATGCGCCGAATATGGAAAAGAATGTGGAACTGCGCCAGATTCGTCTTCATATGCGCGACGCCATCAATTCGCTTCCTCCTGTCGAAAAGAAATTGGTAAAAATGTATTACTTCCAGAATAAAACGTTGGAAGAAGTGGGCGAAGAACTCAACCTTTCCAAATCGTGGACCTCCCGCTTACACGCGCGAGCACTCAGTTTGTTGCTTAAACAAGTCAAAGTAAAAGGGGAAAATCCAAATGGGGAAGAAGAGAACGGGGGCGAGGAGAATTTATGATAGCCGAAAAATTAGCATCGCAAGTTGTTCAAAAAGCCGTTGAAAATACACAGGCGGAAACGAAACCCCTTTCAAATAATGGGCCGAGTTCTTTTTCCGAGATGTTGCAAAACACCGGTGAAGAACAGGATTTCGTTAACATGATGGGGATGAAGGATACAGAAACGGTTTCCGGTCAGACTCAAGCCATTTCTGCCGAGAGCATTCCTTTTAATGCCAACAACAGCAATGGAAACCAATTCGAACCGGGCCAAGGGCAAAAGGTGACAGATATGCTCGCAGATTTTAACCAGCAACAGGTACACATGGATAATTTGGTCAATGATGTTTTGTACAGCGGGAAAAAATTTAGTAATCAGGAATTGTTGGCCATTCAGGCCAGCGTATTTCATTATAGTCAGATGACCGAATTGACCGTGAAAGTGGTTGAGTTGGGAACTTCCTCGTTCAAGGGAGTTATGAATACACAAATACAGTAAGTAGTAAGTAGCAACCAAAGGTTGCGAGAGGGGGAGGCTCCAACGGCTTTGCCGTTGGAGGGGGCGACGTGAGCCCCTAAAAAAGACATTATGGCGACACATACCATGCATCTTCAGGCAATTGCGGCATTAGCCCTTTTGGAGGGAAAAGAAGAAGCCTATTCTCTTTTGGGATATGCGAGTCCTTCTCTTCGTGAACCGCTTCAAATTCATTTGGAAAATTCTTCCGCTCAATCACTTCAGGCGCTATACGCTCAGGAAATATTTTCCGGCATCAGCGAAATTCATCCCGCTTGGCTACTGGAAGCTCTCAAAAAAGAATCGCCCCGTGTTATCGGCGTCATCTTAAGACATCTTCCGTCGAAACATGTTCGCTATTTGCTCGAACATTTGCCGCATCAAAAAGTGATTCAACTCCCCAAATTGGTTGAAGCCTTTTATGTTCCAAATGAAATTTTGAATTTGATTCGCCGCCGTTTCGAACGTCATTTTGTTCCGTTGAAAATGTCGCATCAAATTCAAACATTCGAATTTGGTCATCTCTATTATTTGAAGATTGAAGAGTTGACTCTTCTGTTTCGTGAATTGGGTTTGAATGAATTGGCTCTCTCTCTTGTGGGGGGGACAAAAACAATTTTGAAAGCGATTTTAAATCGTTTTGGATTGCGCGAAGCGAAGGAAATTTTGAGCCGCGTGAAGGTTTTTGATTCAGAAGACAAGTGGTTGTTAAATGATGCCAAATACTCTATCCTCGAGCTTGGGGGTGAAGAGTTGGGGATCGAATCTTTCTTAAGGGAATTGGGTTTAAAGGCCTTGGCGAAGGCCTTTTCGCGTTTCGATACCTTTCTTTTCGAAGCACTCCGCCAAAAACTTTCGCCGGATAATGCTCATCTTTTGAAACGTTATTTGGAAGAATACCGTGGTCCACTTTCATCGGAGAAAATTACCAAACGTCGGACCCTCGTTTTGTCTTCTTTGAGAAAATTAAATGAAGAAGGAAAACTGGATGCCATTTGGACCGAATCATTAAAAGAAAAAGCCGCTTAAACAGGAGCGCAAAAACAATGCAAAAGAAAATTGTAAAAGGATCAGAGCTTGTGGAGAAGATGGGGCTTAAAAGCCAATTGGCTGTGAAACCCATGAGATCACTCGGCGTTTCTCTTCCTCATGAAGGCGGAGTCATTCGCAAAGAAGAAATGGTTGCCCAAAGCAAAGTGGAAATTATTTTAGCGGAGGCGCAAAAAGAGGCCGATCGGATCAAGGCAGAAGCCGAAAAACTTCTCTCACAGGTTCAGACCGAAATGGAGAAGGCGAAGAAGGAAGGTTATCACGCAGGCAAAGAAGAGGGTCTTGCCGAATGGACCGAAGAAATTTTGAAGGCAAAAAAATTGAAAGAAGATTTTTATGCTTCCGCGGAGCCGGAAGTCATCAAGCTTGTGATGTCGATTGCTGAAAAGGTGATTGGAAAGTTAGTTCAAGATCATAAAGAAATTGTTTGTTCGATTGTTCATCAGGCGCTGGAACATTCTTTGGGTGACAAGATTGTGATCAAAATGAATCCGGAAGATTTGAAACGTTTGGAAAAAGAAGATTTGGAATTTCGTGATCTTATGGACCGGACCAAACAGGTTCATTTCAAGGAAGATGAAGCGATTGAAAGAGGGGGTTGTGTTGTGGAAACGGAAGTTGGGACCATTGATGCCCAGCTGGAAACCCAACTCAAGGCGATTCGCAAAGCCTTAGGGGTGTAAGATGGAACTGCCTGTCATCGATTTTTCAAAATATCACCACGGTTTGTCGGCGATCTCTACCTATAACATCAAAGGGAAAGTCACCGAGTTGACGGGTCTTGTTGTGCGCGCCGTCGTTCCGGGTGTGCGCATCGGCGAACTTTGTTTCATTGAACCGTATCACGCCAAGCAAACCATCAAAGCGGAAGTGGTTGGCTTTCGTGATCAGGAAGTTTTATTGATGCCGCTTGGTGATCTGGAAGGGATTGGTCTCGGAAATGATGTGATCCCGACCGGGCGTTCCTTGACCGTGCGTGTCGGTGAAAATTTGTTGGGGCGTGTGCTGGATGGTTTGGGAGATCCTCTCGATGAAGATAAAAATGGTCCGCTAAATTGTATCGAAGAATATCCGGTTCATGCGAGTCCGCCAAAAGCACTCAAAAGAGAACGCGTTTTAACTCCCATTTCTTTGGGTATCAAATCAATTGATTCGATGCTGACTGTGGGCCAAGGT
Protein-coding regions in this window:
- a CDS encoding sigma-54-dependent Fis family transcriptional regulator; its protein translation is MSEERLSLLILEDQEGAKAAIELLLFNKYKLDFAATCKEAYEKWNSRVYDVVLLDMELPDGSGLDVLKKIRQTNQDQEVIMVSGVNQSQRIVEAIKLGASDYVTKPVDAPVLFRALGKVEKTLKLNWEKTVLLQKVKDSENRFHGIVGQSPAMRRVCETLSKLKGNDTFVLLMGESGVGKEVIARAIHKQEENPLRPFIAVNCAAIPENLLESELFGHEKGSFTGAAQARDGKFIQADGGDIFLDEIACMSPTLQAKLLRVLQDKIVEPVGSNKQIKSNFRVIAATNHDIKTMIEKGTFRQDLYFRLQGVEIYIPPLRTRPEDIPLLVEHILKNLSPKFGVRHFASEALQQLMSYPWPGNVRELKNTIENMLIIHRDEVLDASHIPSHMYHNSSKEPQNMFSHLRANIKNCEKEVIVATLKRYRGNKSRASKELGISRSILYRKMNALGLKDSDIF
- a CDS encoding sigma-70 family RNA polymerase sigma factor — protein: MAKQALKSKPIVGKLKEIVRRGSSSPAPKAPSAQKLTKKELESLKKRDELIAQHMPYAASIASRVYQSLSSVVEYDEVLCSARLGLLEASKRYDAAMGVDFKTFAYYRIKGAIYDGLRKAGWIPRTLYTKLKFEEAANDYLQFMSHNAEQTGIPFDPSEHEISETVNSLASIYIISLDSSDDIDVEDTHAPNMEKNVELRQIRLHMRDAINSLPPVEKKLVKMYYFQNKTLEEVGEELNLSKSWTSRLHARALSLLLKQVKVKGENPNGEEENGGEENL